The sequence CTCCAACTCGCAGCAATTGCCGTGCTTTTGGCATGGGTCGGTATTGACGCACCCAATCGGATTCAAATCAAGCACCATTCAACGATTGCTCAGCTTCCAACAACACCAACGAGCGTATCGCCTGCTGTTGCTGAAGGACAAGCCACATCAACCTTGAGCGTCGCTGAGCCGAGCGCGACAAGCTTGCCCATTGCATCAACAACCAGCCAACCAGCGGTTACTCCAACCCAATCGAGCCAATCAACAATGGTCGCCGAGCCATTGCCCAGCCCAATCCCAGTCGTGCCAACCAGTATTCAGGTTCAACCAACAACCGTGCCAACTAATCCGCCGACGGTTCCAGTGGCCACCGCCATTCCAGTCCCAACCGATAGTCCAGTGTCTTCGCCGGAAGCGACTAATCAGCTTCCATCGGCCACGGCTATGCCCGCATTGAGCGCCGTACCAACCGAAGCACCGGCTCCGACTAAGGAAACTGACCCAACACGCGTGCCACCAAGCAGCCCTGTGCCAACAACTGGCTCGCAGCCGACAGCAAGCGCGACCCAAGGATTCCCAACCATGCCGCCTATTGCAACCACGGTTCCAAGCCAAGGCCCGACCGAAACCGTGATTCTAGGCTCGTCAACGCCAACGGAACCTTCGCTACCGCCGCTGACAGCGATTGGCACCGTAGGACCGACCGCGACTTCAACCCCAACACCGACCAGTGTTGCGCCAACACCAACCGACAGCTTGCCACCAATGCCGCCGCCAACGAGTACGCCGTCGTTACCAACAGCAACACCATAACTTTATTGGTATTAGGAGGAAGAACAATGCACAGCACACGTTTCATCAATCGTCCATGGCTTCGTGTATGGCTAATCATGGCGATTGTCGGTTTTAGTGGGGCATTTATGCTTACTCCAGGAGTTCGCGCCACCAGTGAATCTAACCCATTCACGCCGCTTAATTGCCCACCAGGTGAAACCGAAGAGCTGATTGAGCCAACTTTGCTGACGCTCTCCCCAACCAATCCACTGCCAGGCGAATCGGTGCACGTCACCGGTTATGGCGGCTACATTCGTTGCAGTGGAGGGTTGTATAACGAATCGGCACGCGCATTCGCCTTAACCCTCGATGGCGCGGTTGTAGCCCAACTTGGTTGCTATGCCAATCGCTGCCAAACGACATTCGTCGTACCAACTACCACCAATCCTGGCAGCTACCACGTTTCAACCGATGGTGGCTCGCAGCTACGGATCGATGTGCAAGATGAACGGCTAACCTTCTTGCCAGCAGTAATTAATGGTTTCGCAACCAGTGAGGACTTCATGCCACCAGTCGTCGGCCTTGGTGGTTGCCCTGCCAACGAAACCGCAACCCTAATTCCGCCCAGCTTAGCCAGCTTGAATCCAACCAGCATTGCGCCTGGTGGCTCGGTGCAAGTCGTTGGCTCTGGTGGCTATATGCATTGCAGTGGTGGGCTGTATAACGAATCGGCACGCGCATTCGCCTTAACCCTCGATGGCGCGGTTGTGGCTCAACTTGGCTGCTATGCCAATCGCTGCCAAACGACATTCGTCGTACCAACTACCACCAGTCCCGGCAGCTACCACGTTTCAACCGATGGTGGCTCGCAATTGACATTGATCGTGCAATAAGAACGCAGCCTCGATTGGGGTAAATGCAAGACCACATCAATCACACATAGTGGCGGGCTATGACGGATGCCCATACCATGATGCAGCTCGCTGAGCTGCATCACTGGTGTTTTTGGATTCTGATAGAAATCAGTAAATCAGAATTCTATGCCCTGAAAAACACCAGCACTGTGTCGTTCATAAAATGAGTAATATCGAAAGTCACGTTCCCGAAAAGTACCGCAATGCGCTGCACGCGGAGCTGCGGGCGATCTTCTATCAACCCGACCGGGCGCAGGCCGACCAAGCGGCAGCGACGTTTAGGGCCAAATACGAGCGCCAGTACCCAGCATTTATCGAATGAAGCTGCGGCCCGATCAGCTTCATTCGATAAATCAGAGGGGTGCGCTGCTTAGCAAAAATCGTTGAGGGTCAGGCCAATCGTATGTTCGCGGGCTTGGTCCAAAACCCACTGGGCCAAGGCTAAATCGAGCACGCCTAAGCCAAATGGGCTAAAAATTGTGGTTTGTTTTGGGTTTGGGCGGGCAGCAACTTGGCCGCTGGTAATTTCGGCGAGATTACAACGCACAAAATGGTGATGCCCCAAAGCTTGTTGAGCCAAATCGAGCGAGGTATTGGCTCGCAAGACATGCTCACGATCGTCAACTACGTTATCGCAAAACTCGATTAAGCGTGGGTTGAGATCGCGCAGCGATGTATGCAAGATAGTTGTGCCAGCAGCGCACATGCTCAAATCGTCGATATGGGGCGTAATTGCCGTCGTTGCCAAAGCGATTAAGCTGGTGCGCTGAAGCAAGGCCTCGATTGAATCCACAACCTGCACATTCAACCCAAACTGATCGCTACATGCCGCCCGAAAATGCTCGGCATGGGCTGGTTGGGTATCAAACACCAGCACCTCACGAATGCTCGGAAAGACTGCCAGCAAAAAGCGCAGGGTTTCATGGTTGATCACGCCACAACCAACCAAGCCAACCCGCGTCTCCTGTGGGTTGGAATGCAAATATTTGGCGGCCAAAGCCGCACTGGCCGCCGTGCGCTTGGCACTAATTTGCGCACCTTCCATAAAGGCAATCGGCAAGCCAGTTTGCGGATCGTTCAGGGTAATTGTGGCATTGGCCCGTTGGATACCATGGCTCAGGTTGCCTGGAAACGAGGCGATCCACTTAATTCCCGCACTCGGTTGCGCACCACCTAAGTAGGCTGGCAAGGCAATAATCCGATTTAATGGATCATTTGGGAAGCGCAAAAAGCTGGAATGCGGCAAGGAGCTTAATCCAGCCTGATGCGCTTCGTAAGCCGCTTGCACCAAATCGATCAAGGTTAATTCGGCTCCATCGAGAATGCGCCCAACTTCATGGCCTTTGAGTAGGGTTAATGATTGTTGCATTGTATTCCTCGTATTCCTCACAGCGGCAGTTTAGCCGACAACATTTTCGCGTTCAATCATCAGTTGCGATTGATTAATCAGGACACTTGGGAGATGTTGATCGATCCAAGCATGGTTGAAAACGGTATCAAGATAGCGTTCGCCACGATCACACAAGATTGCCACGCAGGTGGCGTTGGCTGGCATGTTAGGCAGCATCTGAGCAATGGCGCGAATCACGCCACCCGACGAGCCGCCAGCAAAAATCGCCTCTTGGTCGAGCAGGCTATGGCAGCCAGCCACACAATCAGCATCGGAAACATAGACAACCCCAGCCGCTAAATCGGGCTGGAACAATTCGGGAATTCGCGATGCGCCATGGCCTGGAATCAAGCGCTGGCCGGGCTGGCCGCCAAAAATCACACTGCCCAAGGCATCAACCGCGATGACTTTCGTTGCTAAACCTTGTTCGCGAATATATTCAGCACAACCGCGCAGCGTGCCACAGCTACTGGTCGCACAAAACAGATAGTCGGGAGCATTCGGCAAACTTGTCAGAATTTCGCTCATGGTGGCGTAATGGGCCATTGGATTATGTAAATTTGCGTATTGATTACACCAAAAGCTATTAGGAATACTGGCTTGGAGCGCATGCACGCGCTTGATCCGCGCCGTCAACAAATCGGGGTCAGGCTGGGTAATAATTTCAACCTCAGCCCCATAAGCCCGTAGAATTTGAATATTTTGGTTAGTGGTGCGTGAATCAACAATACAAATAAAGCGTAAGCCAAAATAACGACAGACTTGGGCGAGGCCAATGCCTAAATTACCCGAACTTGATTCGATGATTGTGGTGGCTTGATCGATTCGACCATCAGCTAGCGCTTTGGTAATAATCGAGCGTGCCACCCGATCCTTAACGCTGCCACCTGGATTGAACATCTCCAGCTTGGCAAAAAGCTGAATCGGATGCTCAGCAAAAATCCGACGTAACGGAATTAAGGGCGTATTACCAATCAGTTGAACAATCCCGTCGTGTGAACGGGCTAATTTGGTGAATCCGTGGGTTAACATCCCAACATCTCCTATAGTTGCTCGGATGGCGGCGTTTGACGAGCATGCCATCCAGCAACCCCGATAGTCCACAGCAAGGTTAGTAATCCCAAACTTATAAATTGCAGTTGAATGCCATTGCTTGGCTGCGTACCTACGAGCCAAGCAAATAATGGGTTGAGCCAGCCATGGGGTTGCATGGCTGGAGTGAAAAAGCGGTCGGCCAGCAAGCCCGCACTGACGAAGCCAAGCGTGAGTGCTAACGACGCGAGAGCGCTAATCAAGGCAAAAATCCGCCCATGTAGCGCATTTGGCAGCTGTTGTTGAATTAAACTGGTGTGGTTGGCACTGCCCCATGGCAACATGCCAAAGTAGATGATTGCCGCGATTGCCAATCCGACAACGCTTGGTTGCCAACCAGCCAACAGCATGGCTAATGCGCCAATCAGTTCAGCTAGTAAAACTGCGCGAGCCAAACCACGCGGCGGGCGCAGCATACTTGCTAACAAACTCCCCGCCACCATACCCAAACCACCAAACGTCAGCAGCATGCCCAGCGTCGGCACTGAATGCAGTTCCAGCACCAATGGCGTGATCAAGACCTCGATACTGCCAGCGCTAAAATTACTCAAAATAATTAAGCTGGTTAGGGCGACGAGGCTGGGGTAGCGCAAAAACTCGCGCCATGCCAGCAAGGCCGTTTGCAATAACGCCACGTCGGCATGCTCGGTCGCCTGTGGTTGGGGCGCAAAACGGGTGCTCGCCGTAATTACCAACGCCAGCCCAAAGGTCAGAAGATCGAGGGTAAAGATAAAGGGCATGCCAACCCAGGCCAGCAAACTACTACCAATCAGCGGAGCCAGCAATTGGGCCAAGGCATGGCTCAGTTGCATCAAGCCATTCGCCCGATTATGGTGCGTCGAATCGACTAATTGTGGGACGCTGGCGACATAGGCTGGCCATTGACAGGCACGGGCAAGCGCATTAATACTATTGGCGAGATAAATTTGCCAAATCACCAATTGCCCAGTGCTAAATAAGATGATCAATCCAATCGTGCTAAGGCCGGCGATGCTATCGCTTATCAGCATCACCGTGCGCCGATTAAAACGATCACTCAAGGCTCCAGCCCATGGCGCGATTAAGGTGGCAGGCAAGGTATTGGTCAGCAGCACCCAAGCGTAATCACTTACCACGCCATGCTGTTGATAGACCCAAATGCCTAAGGCAAAGCCAGTCAGGCTTGAGCCAATCATCGAGCCAGTTTGGCCAAACCAAAGCAACACAAAGCGCAGCATTGGGTGTTGTTGCCAGCGCCGCAGCGAAATCATACGGCGACCTCCAAACCAAACCCAATCAAGCGCCCCAAGGCTTGAACATAGGGCTCATGCAAAATCGTGTGGTGATCGCCTGGCAAACTCACAATCTCCAGCGCTAGGCTAGTTAGGTTGCTCCAACCCCAATCCGGCTGTTGATCAAGGCTTGGATCAGGAGCCTCGTCGCGAGCCTTGATCAGCACGACAGGCACTGCCAAGCCTTGAGCTGGCTGAAAACTCGCTTGATGATTGGCCCGAAAGACATTCAAAAAGCGTTCGATCAGGCTGGGTTCGGTTTGGGCTGGCAAAATACCGAGTGCAATCAGTTGGTCAGTTAGCAGGCCGCATTGCTCAAGTGGGCTTAATTCGGCTAAATCAGCCTCAGTCAGCACCAAATCAACTGCAAATGCCTGCTCCAATACCTGCTTGCCACGGTGCATCCATTCCGACCATGGCTCAAGCTGGCGTGGTTGCTGGCGAATTTGGGGTGCAGCACTATCAAGGCTGAAGAATTGGCAAATTTGCTGGCCCTCGGCAAGTGCTAAGCTAGCGACAGCCCAAGCCACATCGCTGCCAAACGAGTGCCCAATCAGGGTATATGGGCCTTGAGGGTAGGCTTGGCGAATTGCTTGCCAAGCCTGCTGGGCCATGGCTTCGACCGTCGCCAGTGGGGTTTGGTTTGGCTCTAGGCCATAGGCTTGTACTGCATAAATCGCCCGCTCAGTTGGAATTGCCTGGGCCAGTTGTTGTAAA is a genomic window of Chloroflexota bacterium containing:
- the sbnB gene encoding 2,3-diaminopropionate biosynthesis protein SbnB is translated as MQQSLTLLKGHEVGRILDGAELTLIDLVQAAYEAHQAGLSSLPHSSFLRFPNDPLNRIIALPAYLGGAQPSAGIKWIASFPGNLSHGIQRANATITLNDPQTGLPIAFMEGAQISAKRTAASAALAAKYLHSNPQETRVGLVGCGVINHETLRFLLAVFPSIREVLVFDTQPAHAEHFRAACSDQFGLNVQVVDSIEALLQRTSLIALATTAITPHIDDLSMCAAGTTILHTSLRDLNPRLIEFCDNVVDDREHVLRANTSLDLAQQALGHHHFVRCNLAEITSGQVAARPNPKQTTIFSPFGLGVLDLALAQWVLDQAREHTIGLTLNDFC
- the sbnA gene encoding 2,3-diaminopropionate biosynthesis protein SbnA; amino-acid sequence: MLTHGFTKLARSHDGIVQLIGNTPLIPLRRIFAEHPIQLFAKLEMFNPGGSVKDRVARSIITKALADGRIDQATTIIESSSGNLGIGLAQVCRYFGLRFICIVDSRTTNQNIQILRAYGAEVEIITQPDPDLLTARIKRVHALQASIPNSFWCNQYANLHNPMAHYATMSEILTSLPNAPDYLFCATSSCGTLRGCAEYIREQGLATKVIAVDALGSVIFGGQPGQRLIPGHGASRIPELFQPDLAAGVVYVSDADCVAGCHSLLDQEAIFAGGSSGGVIRAIAQMLPNMPANATCVAILCDRGERYLDTVFNHAWIDQHLPSVLINQSQLMIERENVVG
- a CDS encoding MFS transporter; the encoded protein is MISLRRWQQHPMLRFVLLWFGQTGSMIGSSLTGFALGIWVYQQHGVVSDYAWVLLTNTLPATLIAPWAGALSDRFNRRTVMLISDSIAGLSTIGLIILFSTGQLVIWQIYLANSINALARACQWPAYVASVPQLVDSTHHNRANGLMQLSHALAQLLAPLIGSSLLAWVGMPFIFTLDLLTFGLALVITASTRFAPQPQATEHADVALLQTALLAWREFLRYPSLVALTSLIILSNFSAGSIEVLITPLVLELHSVPTLGMLLTFGGLGMVAGSLLASMLRPPRGLARAVLLAELIGALAMLLAGWQPSVVGLAIAAIIYFGMLPWGSANHTSLIQQQLPNALHGRIFALISALASLALTLGFVSAGLLADRFFTPAMQPHGWLNPLFAWLVGTQPSNGIQLQFISLGLLTLLWTIGVAGWHARQTPPSEQL
- a CDS encoding transposase, with the protein product MLCPEKHQHCVVHKMSNIESHVPEKYRNALHAELRAIFYQPDRAQADQAAATFRAKYERQYPAFIE